DNA from Trueperaceae bacterium:
GAACGCGACGTGCTCGAGGCGGTCCGCGAGGCGTACGACGACGAGCCGTTCGTCCGCCTCGTCCTCGCGCGCCGCGGCCTCCACCGGACGCCGGACCCGAAGCTCCTCGACGGCACGAACTGGGTGGATCTCGGCGTCGCGCTCGACCCCGACTCCGGCCGATTGGTCGTGACCACCGCCCTCGACAACCTCGTCAAGGGCACCGCGGGCGGCGCGCTGCAGGCCCTGAACGTCGCGCGCGGCTTCGAGGAGACGACCGGCCTGACGTTCCCGGGCCTGCACCCGTGATCGTCGTGAAGGTCGGCGGGGGGGAGGGTATCGACCCCACCGCCGTCCTCGACGACGCCGCCGCCCTGCACGCCAGCGGCGAACGCGTCGTCCTCGTGCACGGCGGCAGCGCCGAAACCAACCGCGTTGCCGAAGCGCTCGGCCACCCGCCCCGCTTCGTGACGAGCCCCTCGGGCCGCACCAGCCGCTACACCGACCGCGCCACCCTGGAGATCTTCACGATGGTCTACCGCGGGCGCCTGAACGCGACGCACGTCGAGCGCCTCCAGGCGGCCGGCGCGAACGCCGTCGGCCTCTGCGGTGCGGACGGCCGGCTGCTGACCGGCCGCCGCAAGGCGACGGTCCGCAGCGTCGAGCACGGCAAGACGAAACTCCTCCGGGGCGACCACACCGGCACCGTCGACCGCGTCGACGACGCGTTCCTACGGATGCTGCTCGAGGCCGGCTACCTGCCCGTCGTCACGCCCCCCGCCCTCGCCGACGACGGCACCCTCGTCAACGTCGACGGCGACCGCGCCGCCGCCGCGATCGCCACGGCCCTCGCCGCCGACGCGCTCCTGCTGCTCACCGGCGTCCCCGGGCTGCTCCGCGATCCCGACGACGAAGGCAGCCTCGTCCCGCACGTCGACGCGCGCGACCCCGCCGACGCCGACGCGCTCGCCGGCGGGCGCATGCGCGCGAAGCTCGACGGGGCGGTCCACGCGGCGCGCGGCGGCGTCGCCCGCGTGGTGATCGGCGACGCCCGCCGCCCCACGCCGGTGCGCACCGCCCTCGCCGGGTCGGGTACCGTCGTCCGCGAGGGAGGTGCTTCATGAGCGACACGCCCGACCCCGTCCCACCCCCGCCCGTCCCCCCAGGTCCGGGGGGCGGCCCTGCGAGCGCCGCGGAGCTGATCGCGCGCGACGCCGCGCACCACTCCGGCTTGTGGGCCCCCCGCCACGCCTTCGTGCGCGGCGAGGGCGTCACGCTGATCGACGCCGACGGCCGCCGCTACCTCGACCTGATGGCCGGCATCGCCGTCGCCTCCCTCGGGCACGCCCACCCACGCCTCGCCGCCGCCGTCGGCGAGCAGGCGAAGCGGTTGATCACCGCGCCGCAGAACCAGGCGAACGACGTGCGGACCGCCATGCTCGAACGCCTCTTCGACCTCGCGCCCGCCCCCCTCGAGCGGGCGTTCCTGAGCAACTCCGGGTCGGAAGCGAACGAGGCGGCCCTCAAGTGGGCGCGCGCCGCGACCGGCCGCTCGACGTTCGTGGCGACCCGTCGCGGCTTCTCCGGCCGCACCCTGGGGGTGTTGCCGCTCACGTGGAACGCGGCGTACCGCGAGCCGTTCGAACCCCTCGGGTACGCCGGACGGTTCGTGCCGTACGGCGACGTGCAGGCGCTCGACGCCGCGATGGGCGACGACGTCGCCGGCATCGTCGTCGAACCGGTC
Protein-coding regions in this window:
- a CDS encoding [LysW]-aminoadipate kinase, coding for MIVVKVGGGEGIDPTAVLDDAAALHASGERVVLVHGGSAETNRVAEALGHPPRFVTSPSGRTSRYTDRATLEIFTMVYRGRLNATHVERLQAAGANAVGLCGADGRLLTGRRKATVRSVEHGKTKLLRGDHTGTVDRVDDAFLRMLLEAGYLPVVTPPALADDGTLVNVDGDRAAAAIATALAADALLLLTGVPGLLRDPDDEGSLVPHVDARDPADADALAGGRMRAKLDGAVHAARGGVARVVIGDARRPTPVRTALAGSGTVVREGGAS
- a CDS encoding aminotransferase class III-fold pyridoxal phosphate-dependent enzyme, whose protein sequence is MSDTPDPVPPPPVPPGPGGGPASAAELIARDAAHHSGLWAPRHAFVRGEGVTLIDADGRRYLDLMAGIAVASLGHAHPRLAAAVGEQAKRLITAPQNQANDVRTAMLERLFDLAPAPLERAFLSNSGSEANEAALKWARAATGRSTFVATRRGFSGRTLGVLPLTWNAAYREPFEPLGYAGRFVPYGDVQALDAAMGDDVAGIVVEPVQGEGGIHPADPTFLQAARRAADAHGALLIFDEVQAGAGRTGTFLAHEAAGVPADVATMAKGLGGGVPIGATLMTTEVAAAMPKGGHGTTFGGNPLAAAAALVVLDELAGGLMEHVREVGAHLRTRLDALAADEPRIREVRGVGLMLGVEFKEKVAPILAALEARGVLAINAGATVLRMVPPLILTRDDADRAVDALAGALADTAPGP